From the genome of Salvelinus namaycush isolate Seneca chromosome 10, SaNama_1.0, whole genome shotgun sequence, one region includes:
- the LOC120054905 gene encoding cytoplasmic polyadenylation element-binding protein 2-like: MDSPITHHINNGNGSSTGNMLSGGLGGGFPNLQNQEMQNPSGASASPPLPGFGTPWSVQTSSPPPPVSNSANPIHHSNAINQMPHTDPDNSFYPGIPSSINPAFFQSFSPVSTNPCPGINVHGFSSQFSPQINAHQQPQQQSRRSPVSPQMHPQHHHQHQQGAFLQQRNNYNHHHQSMVKQSPWAGSHQGSGWGSGSMSWGRDHRRGGGMGIPGSVSQVSPMKKPFSSNVIAPPKFPRSAGSMGPKSWMEENMFRTDSNSNTLMPLQERSRMYDSLNMHSLESSLIDIMRAEQDPMKGRVGCPHPGADGLLMLNARSYGRRRGRSSLFPIEDSLLDDGHGNQGIPGLGPNCYPHQNGERIERFSRKVFVGGLPPDIDEDEITNSFRRFGHLVVDWPHKAESKSYFPPKGYAFLLFQEESSVQALIEACMEEDGKLYLCVSSPTIKDKPVQIRPWNLSDSDFVMDGSQPLDPRKTIFVGGVPRPLRAVELAMIMDRLYGGVCYAGIDTDPELKYPKGAGRVAFSNQQSYIAAISARFVQLQHGDIDKRVEVKPYVLDDQLCDECQGARCGGKFAPFFCANVTCLQYYCEFCWANIHSRAGREFHKPLVKEGADRPRQIHFRWN; the protein is encoded by the exons ATGGACTCCCCCATTACCCACCATATAAATAACGGCAATGGCAGTAGCACCGGCAATATGTTGTCCGGAGGACTCGGGGGCGGTTTTCCGAACCTCCAGAACCAAGAGATGCAGAACCCGAGTGGCGCCTCAGCTTCACCTCCCCTCCCTGGATTCGGAACCCCGTGGTCCGTTCAGACCAGCTCTCCACCACCACCCGTTTCTAACTCGGCCAACCCTATCCACCACTCAAACGCGATTAATCAGATGCCTCATACCGACCCAGACAACAGCTTCTATCCCGGTATCCCCTCGTCTATCAACCCGGCCTTCTTCCAGAGTTTTTCTCCGGTGTCGACTAATCCATGCCCAGGGATTAACGTGCATGGCTTCAGCAGCCAGTTCTCACCCCAGATCAACGCCCACCAGCAGCCGCAGCAGCAGAGCCGCAGGTCCCCCGTCAGCCCCCAGATGCACCCCCAGCACCATCATCAGCACCAGCAGGGCGCCTTCCTGCAGCAGAGGAAcaactacaaccaccaccaccag tCCATGGTGAAGCAGTCTCCCTGGGCTGGCAGTCACCAGGGGAGTGGCTGGGGCTCTGGGAGTATGTCCTGGGGTCGGGACCACCGTCGTGGGGGAGGCATGGGCATCCCGGGCTCTGTCAGCCAGGTTTCCCCCATGAAGAAGCCCTTCTCCAGTAACGTCATTGCACCTCCCAAGTTCCCCCGCTCCGCCGGCTCCATGGGCCCCAAGTCCTGGATGGAGGAGAACATGTTCCGAAcagacagtaacagtaacacgCTTATGCCTCTCCAG gaACGCTCTAGAATGTACGACAGCCTGAACATGCACTCCCTGGAAAGCTCTCTGATTGACATCATGCGGGCGGAGCAAGATCCAATGAAGG GTCGTGTGGGATGCCCTCATCCCGGGGCTGACGGCCTGCTCATGCTCAATG CAAGGAGCTATGGGAGACGTCGAG GCCGCTCCTCCCTGTTCCCCATTGAAGACAGCCTCCTTGATGATGGGCACGGTAACCAGGGCATCCCAGGGCTTGGCCCTAACTGTTACCCCCACCAGAATGGGGAGCGCATCGAGCGTTTCTCCCGCAAAGTGTTTGTGGGCGGCCTGCCCCCTGACATAGATgaag ATGAGATCACCAACAGTTTCCGTCGCTTTGGCCACCTGGTGGTGGACTGGCCACACAAGGCTGAGAGCAAATCCTACTTCCCCCCCAAAG GTTACGCCTTCCTGCTGTTCCAGGAGGAGAGCTCAGTGCAGGCTCTGATCGAGGCCTGCATGGAGGAGGACGGCAAGCTCTacctgtgtgtctccagccccACCATCAAAGATAAGCCT gtcCAGATTCGTCCGTGGAACCTGAGTGACAGTGACTTTGTGATGGACGGCTCTCAGCCCCTGGATCCTCGCAAGACCATCTTCGTAGGAGGGGTCCCCCGCCCTCTCAGAGCAG tGGAGTTGGCCATGATTATGGACCGTCTCTATGGGGGGGTCTGCTACGCTGGCATCGACACCGATCCAGAGCTCAAGTACCCCAAAGGTGCGGGGCGCGTCGCATTCTCCAATCAGCAGAGTTACATCGCTGCCATCAGCGCCAGATTTGTCCAGCTGCAACATGGAGACATTGACAAGCGG GTGGAGGTAAAGCCCTATGTTCTGGACGACCAGCTGTGTGATGAGTGCCAGGGTGCGCGTTGCGGTGGGAAGTTTGCCCCTTTCTTCTGCGCCAACGTGACCTGCCTGCAGTACTACTGTGAGTTCTGCTGGGCTAATATCCACTCCCGCGCCGGCCGAGAATTCCACAAGCCGCTGGTCAAAGAGGGGGCTGACCGCCCACGCCAAATCCACTTCCGCTGGAACTGA
- the LOC120054277 gene encoding complement C1q tumor necrosis factor-related protein 7-like — MELRMWRLVGVAFLCQCVIGQLLEAKVRGAPPHLICSVPGLPGTPGKPGPNGPPGANGNVGIPGRDGRDGRRGEKGEKGGAGVKGKVGPTGKLGQRGDRGPGGKRGPVGESGDGGLPGPPGPLGKKGDMGQRGPRGMAGVCRCGSLVPKAAFSVGITSSYPAEKEPIKFNKVLFNEGGHYNPETGKFICAYPGIYYFSYDITLANKHLAIGLVQNGQYRIKTFDANTGNHDVASGSLVMFLNPEDEVWLEIFFKDQNGLFADAGWSDSLFSGFLIYADTNYLDSLAEDYA; from the exons ATGG AGCTGAGGATGTGGCGATTGGTAGGCGTGGCCTTTCTGTGCCAGTGTGTGATTGGCCAGCTGCTGGAGGCCAAGGTGAGAGGAGCTCCACCTCATCTGATCTGCAGTGTTCCGGGGTTGCCAGGGACACCAGGTAAACCTGGCCCAAACGGGCCTCCAGGGGCCAACGGGAACGTAGGAATCCCAGGAAGAGACGGCAGAGatggcaggagaggagagaaaggagagaagggcGGAGCAG GGGTAAAGGGGAAAGTCGGCCCAACGGGTAAACTTGGCCAGCGGGGTGACCGGGGTCCTGGTGGGAAGAGGGGTCCTGTTGGAGAGAGCGGGGACGGGGGCCTACCGGGTCCTCCAGGGCCCCTTGGGAAGAAAGGGGACATGGGCCAGCGAGGGCCAAGGGGGATGGCAGGAGTCTGCCGGTGTGGCAGCCTGGTGCCTAAAGCAGCCTTCTCTGTGGGAATCACCAGCAGTTACCCTGCTGAGAAGGAACCTATCAAGTTCAACAAGGTCCTCTTCAATGAGGGCGGCCACTACAACCCAGAGACGGGCAAGTTCATCTGTGCCTACCCAGGCATCTACTACTTCTcctatgacatcacactggccaACAAGCATCTGGCCATCGGGCTGGTGCAGAACGGACAGTACCGCATCAAGACTTTTGACGCAAACACAGGAAACCATGACGTGGCCTCCGGGTCCTTAGTAATGTTCCTGAACCCAGAAGACGAGGTGTGGCTGGAGATCTTCTTCAAGGACCAGAATGGCCTGTTTGCAGACGCAGGGTGGTCTGACAGCCTGTTCTCTGGATTCCTGATCTATGCAGACACCAACTACCTGGACTCACTAGCAGAGGACTACGCATAG